The following DNA comes from Verrucomicrobiia bacterium.
GTAAGTTTCCAATCCGATTTCGTGTGGTTGGTGTGATTCGTGGTTTTCTAATTCCCTGCTGACCCCTGGGAACGCGGACTTTTGAACAGGAGGACGCAGAGATAGCAGAGGAAGATGGTTGGTGAAGTAGATGGAAAAATGAAACGTTCCTCCTCCCCCCGGCCCCCTCCTCCGGCTGCGCTCGGAAGAGGGGGAGAGGGAACACGGATTGAAAGGGAAAACGGCTTTACGCGAATTACGCGAATTTGCGCGAATTGCCTGCTGCCGATTTCGTGTGATTCGTGTGATTCGTGGTTATCCATTTCGTCTGCGATCCGTCAGCATCAGGGCCGCGCGGGTCGGTTTGATACGTTTTGGTTTCGCGCGTCTCAGTGCCCGAGACGCGCACATTCCGGGTCGTTGAGGAGGTCTTGGCCAGGGCATCCCAAATCCCTCTGGCCACTGCCGTTGAATTCCACTAGGTTGCGGCACAATGACAATTCCGCTGCCGCGACCTGACGTCATCATGACGCATGAAAGCGATCTCGATGGTTTGCTTTCAGGCGTCCTGTTGCAGCGTCTCGCCAGGCACATCTTCAATTCCGATGTCCGCCTCGAGGCTTATCACTACAATTTCTGGAAGCAACGGGAGCTGCGCGAGCGTTCCGCATGGGTCGCTGACTTTGCATTCGAACAACGGATGGATCGCGAGAACTGGGTAGTCATCGATCATCACGCGACTGAAACGGCACCCAAGACCGCGCACCTGATCCACGACCTCAACAAGTCCGCCGCGCTCCTCTGCTACGAATTGTGCCAGCATCACGGCCTGGGCTCGCCCGAGCTCGACCGCCTGGTGCGGCTCAGCAACATTGCCGATTTATTCCTCGAGGACGATCCGGATTTCGCGCTCGCCACTGATTATGCGAACCTCGTGAAGATCTATCAGTTCTGGAATCTCCACGCCCTGCTCAACGGAAAAATCGAAAAGCTCCTCGATCACCCACTGCTCGAAGTGATGGAAGTAAAACGCCGCGTGGAAAATCCGCTCGGGTTTGAATGGAGCAAATCGAACGTCACGGAAATCAGTCCCATCGTTGGGTTTGTGGAAACCATCATTGGCAACAACAACCTCATCGTGCACCAACTCCTCGAACGAGAGGTCACACGCTTTCCCGTCCTCGTCACGTTGTTCAAACGTCCTAACAACCTTGTCATCGCCAGCTTCCGCAGCCGCAATGGTGAAGCGCTTAAAATCGCGGAAAAATTGCAGGGCGGCGGCCACGCGAATGCGAGCGGGGCCACGCTGCCGAAATCCGTGCGGAACGTACAGGATGGAATCAATTATCTGCGCCAGGTGTTGAACCCAAAAAAGGAAGCACCGTTGAACAGCCTGGAGTCGTTGTTCAACTCACTCGATCCCGCGTAACCGCTGCAACGTTTCGACTCATCCATGGTCTCCGAACAAAGTTATCGGAACGGTGCCATCCTGGTGTTTCTGCTGGTCACCGCCCTCGCAACGACGTTGTGGTTTCTGCCCAACAACCAGGGCGTGGCGCTCACCACTGAGGGATCGCTCATCGAAAGTCTTTCGGTTGCGGTCATCGCCGCGGGCGCCGTGGGAGCTGCCTGGAAGGCGACGCGCTCGCATCCGCGGCTGTGGATCGCCGTCGCAGTCCTCTTTTGCTGGATGTTTCTTCGTGAACTCGATTACCAAAAGATGTTCACGGTGCGCTCGATTGAATCGATCGGCTTCTACTCCAACCCGCGGGTCCCGATCGCGACGAAGTTGATTGCCCTTGCCGCCCTCGCGCCATTCGTGCTGGCAGGCGTCTACCTCGCGTTGAAAAGTTTTCGTCTCCTGAAACGGCTGCCTGCCTTGCGGCGTTTCTGGCTCCCGCCCGCTGTCTGCGCGATGGTTCTTGCTGCGATTGCGCTCGCAGTCGAGAAGTTGCTCGGCCACAAATTCCAGATCGTCGAGGAGTGCGCCGAACTGGGGATCGCCTGCCTGATTGTCTTCGTTGCACTTCGCAGCCACTGGCCGGAAGACATGGACACGAGGGTCCGCCCTTCTCGGTCGTAACCGACTCCACCTTTTTCGCATCCGCAAACCTATGAACCATTGCGCCGCCTTCCTTTTTTCCGCGCTGATGATCAGCGCCAGCCCTGCGGCAACATGGACTGCTGACAACGGCAACGGCACCTTCACCAACCCGTTGTTCTATGATGAGTTTTCCGATCCTGACCTAATCCGCGTGGGCGATGATTTTTACCTGACGGGCACCACGATGCACACGATGCCCGGGCTGCCTGTGCTGCATTCGAAGGATTTGGTGAATTGGAAACTGATGTCGTATGCCGCCGAGAAGCTCGACTTTGGACCCGAGTTTCGATTGGAAAACGGCCAGGCGGTGTACGGCCAGGGCATCTGGGCACCGAGTTTTCGCCACCACAAAGGCCGCTTCTACATTTTCAGCAACGTCAATCGGCACGGCACGCAGGTGTATACCGCAACGAATGCCGCGGGCCCGTGGGAACATCGGACAATGAAGCGCTCGTTCCATGACCTCTCCGTGTTGTTTGATGACGATTCAAAGACCTACGTCGTGTGGGGTTATCGCGATCTCCGCTTTGCTGAGTTGAACGACGCGCTCGATGACATCGTGCCGGGAACGGAGAAAGTGCTGATCCAGCGCGATGCGGGGATCGGCGAAGGGGTGCACTTTTATAAAATTGGCGGGAAGTATTATATTCTGAGCGCGTGGTATGAAGGCCGGATGCGAATGCC
Coding sequences within:
- a CDS encoding DHH family phosphoesterase gives rise to the protein MTIPLPRPDVIMTHESDLDGLLSGVLLQRLARHIFNSDVRLEAYHYNFWKQRELRERSAWVADFAFEQRMDRENWVVIDHHATETAPKTAHLIHDLNKSAALLCYELCQHHGLGSPELDRLVRLSNIADLFLEDDPDFALATDYANLVKIYQFWNLHALLNGKIEKLLDHPLLEVMEVKRRVENPLGFEWSKSNVTEISPIVGFVETIIGNNNLIVHQLLEREVTRFPVLVTLFKRPNNLVIASFRSRNGEALKIAEKLQGGGHANASGATLPKSVRNVQDGINYLRQVLNPKKEAPLNSLESLFNSLDPA